The genomic DNA AAAGAGCGCGTATTTTGCCTACCGCTAAAGGCCTTGTCAATGCCTGGCGGAGAGAGAGGGATTCGAACCCTCGATGGGCGTTTAAGCCCATACTCCCTTAGCAGGGGAGCGCCTTCAGCCACTCGGCCATCTCTCCGGAACTCGTGCTGGGCGACTTAACCTAGCCGCCGCAACGGGTGCATACTCTACGTGAAAGAGTGGGTAACGTAAAGGGCAAACGCCGGATTATTCAGAACCGCCTTTGCCCTCCTGCCCTTCCTCTTTCTCGTGCCGAATACGGTCGTAAATCTCTTCACGATGCACCGACACATCACGCGGCGCATTCACGCCAATACGCACCTGGTTGCCCTTGACACCGAGCACGGTGACGCTGACGTCGTCGCCAATCATCAGCGTCTCACCAACGCGCCGAGTGAGAATCAACATGTGCTTACCCTCGCAGCAATCTCTGCCCGTTCATGGGCAATTCGGGTGTGGGGCGGCACAGCAACCCGCCCCTTCCCTTTTGTAGTCTAGTTTCCCGGGGGCCATTTGCCCGCGGAGTTCACCAATGTGCTCACACTTGTGAGTGCTATATGCCCAGAAAGTTCAGGCCTTCTCGTCCTCGGCTTCCACCGGGGCGTTCTCGTCATCCAGGCCGAACGCGGTGTGGAGCGTACGCACACCAAGCTCAAGGTATTTTTCATCCACCACCGTGGAGATCTTGATCTCGGAGGTGGAGATCATCTGGATGTTGATCCCCTCGGCAGACAACGCCTTGAACATGGTGCTTGCCACACCAGCGTGAGAGCGCATCCCCACGCCCACCAGCGACAGCTTGACGATCTTCGGGTCGCCGTAGATCTCGCGGGCGCCGAGCTTTTCCTTGTTCCCCTCCAGGATCCCCAGCGCCTTCTCGTAATCGCGCTTGTGTACGGTGAAGGTGAAGTCCGTGGCGCCGGAGGTGCTGACGTTCTGGATAATCATGTCCACCTCGATCCCCGCCTCGGAGATCGGGCCCAGGATGCTGGCGGCAATGCCGGGGACGTCCGGCGCTCCAAGCACGGTCAGCTTGGCTTCGTCACGGTTAAAGGCAATGCCGGAGATCAGCGGTTCTTCCATCGGATTTTCCTCGTAGGTGATCAGCGTGCCAGGGCCTTCCTTGAAACTGGAAAGCACGCGCAGCGGCACCTTGTATTTACCCGCAAACTCGACTGAACGGATTTGCAAGACCTTCGAGCCCAGGCTGGCCAGTTCCAGCATCTCCTCGACGGTGATGCGTTCCAGCCGGCGCGCCTTCGGCACGACCCGCGGGTCGGTCGTGTAAACGCCGTCCACGTCAGTGTAGATCTGACATTCATCGGCCTTCAGCGCGGCGGCAATGGCAACAGCCGTGGTGTCTGAACCACCGCGCCCCAAGGTAGTGATCGCGCCGGACTCGTCGACGCCCTGGAAGCCGGCTACCACGACGACCCGTCCGAGTTGCAGATCCTCATTAATCTGCTTCGCGTCGATGTCGAGGATTCGGGCGCGGCTGTGGGCGCTGTCGGTCAGGATGCGTACCTGCGGCCCGGTGTAGCAGCGCGCCGGGGCGCCCAGTTGCTCCAACGCCATGGTCAGCAGCGCGATGGTCACCTGCTCGCCGGTGGAGACCAGCACATCCACCTCGCGGGCCGGCGGGTTCGGCGCGAGTTCTTCGGCCAACGCCAGTAGTCGGTTCGTCTCGCCGCTCATGGCGGAGACCACGACCACCACGTCGTCCCCTTTATCCCGCGACGCCTTGACCTTGCGGGCTACGTTCTTGATGCGTTCGGTGGTCCCTACGGAGGTCCCACCGTATTTTTGTACGATCAGTGCCATATTCTCGGTTTTCGCAAAAGGGTAATTAAACTACAAAACTACCTGGTTTGAAAACCTGACCACAACCGTCAATCGAGGCCAAGCTCCTTGCGGACCAGGGGCTCAACGTTGCTAAGTGCTTGTTCCAAGTGCTCCGGCTGCTCACCGCCCGCCTGCGCGAAATCGGGGCGCCCGCCACCTTTACCGCCAACCTGCTCCGCCACCTGGCGCACCAGGTCACCGGCCTTGATACGGTTCGTGCAGTCCTTGCTTACGCCAGCGACCAGCCGCACCTTGTCACCGGCTACCGCGCCCAGCACGATCACCGCACTCCCCAGCTTATTGCGCAGCTGGTCCACGGTGTCACGCAGCGCCTTGTTGTCTGCGTCCACGCGGGCGGCCACCACTTTGATCCCGTCCACGTCTACCGCCTGCCCGGCGAGGTCGCTACCGGCCTGGCTTGCCAGCTTCTGCTTGAGCCTCTCGAGTTCCTTCTCCTGGCTCTTGAGCCGGTCCACAAGCTGGGCGACACGGACTTCGGCATTTTCCGGGCTGGACTTCACGGCATCGGCAATATGCTGAAGGCGTTGCTCCTGCTTCTGGACCGCCATCACGGCGCGATCGCCGGTGATGGCCTCGACCCGCCGCACCCCGCCTGCTACGCCGGTCTCACTGGTTATCTTGCAGAAGCCGATATCGCCGGTACGGCCCACATGCGTTCCGCCACAAAGCTCGACGGAGAAGTCACCGAAGCTGAGCACACGGACTTCGTCGCCGTATTTCTCTCCGAACAGCGCCATAGCGCCGGACTCGATGGCCTCATCGTAGGCCATGTGCGCTATATCGGCCTTACGGTTGGCACGGACCTCGTCGTTGATGATGCGCTCAATATCCTCCAGCTGCTCCTGGGAGGGCGCCTCGTAATGCGAGAAGTCGAACCGCAGCCGGTCGGGTGCAACCAGGGAGCCCTTCTGTTGCACGTGGGTGCCGAGCACCCGGCGCAGCGCTGCGTGCAGCAAGTGGGTGGCCGAGTGGTTGAGTGCGGTGGACCAACGGGTCTCCGCGTCCACCCGGGCCTGCAGCGTTTCACCGACACGGATTTGGCCGTCCTTTAATACACCCAGGTGGCCATGCCCCTCCCCCTGCTTCAAAGTATCGCGCACCTCGAAGCCGTTGCCGTCGGCCGTGATCAGGACGCCTTGATCGCCCACCTGACCACCCGATTCCGCATAAAACGGGGTCTGGTCCAGAATGACCATGCCTTCGTCGCCCGCCACCAGTGTCTGCACGCTCCGGCCATCCTTGAACAAGGCCAGCACTTTCCCGTGGCCCTCTAAATGATCGTAGCCTATAAAGTGCGACTTACCTTCAAACGCTTCCCCTTCGCCCTGCTGCGCCTTGAACTGGCTGTGGGCGCGTGCGCGCTCCCTTTGTGCCGCCATGCAGGCCTC from Alkalispirillum mobile includes the following:
- a CDS encoding aspartate kinase; protein product: MALIVQKYGGTSVGTTERIKNVARKVKASRDKGDDVVVVVSAMSGETNRLLALAEELAPNPPAREVDVLVSTGEQVTIALLTMALEQLGAPARCYTGPQVRILTDSAHSRARILDIDAKQINEDLQLGRVVVVAGFQGVDESGAITTLGRGGSDTTAVAIAAALKADECQIYTDVDGVYTTDPRVVPKARRLERITVEEMLELASLGSKVLQIRSVEFAGKYKVPLRVLSSFKEGPGTLITYEENPMEEPLISGIAFNRDEAKLTVLGAPDVPGIAASILGPISEAGIEVDMIIQNVSTSGATDFTFTVHKRDYEKALGILEGNKEKLGAREIYGDPKIVKLSLVGVGMRSHAGVASTMFKALSAEGINIQMISTSEIKISTVVDEKYLELGVRTLHTAFGLDDENAPVEAEDEKA
- the alaS gene encoding alanine--tRNA ligase; translated protein: MQSSADIRKAFLDFFEQRGHTVVPSSPLVPGNDPTLLFTNAGMVPFKELFLGKEQRGYTRACSSQRCVRAGGKHNDLDNVGYTARHHTFFEMLGNFSFGDYFKREAIEYAWEFLTKTIGLPPEKLWVTVYEEDDEAADIWLNEIGVDPERFGRIGAADNFWSMGDTGPCGPCSEIFYDHGPEVPGGPPGSPDEDGDRYVEIWNLVFMQYDRDADGNFAPLPMPCVDTGMGLERLAAVVQGVHSNFQIDLFQRLIDAAAELAGMPESRDHASLKVIADHIRACAFLITDGVVPANDGRGYVLRRIIRRAVRHGYKLGIEEPFFHRLVQPLANEMGEAFPELPERQALVERLLLQEEQRFRETLEQGLKLLEEDLKQLKGKEIPGETVFKLSDTYGFPVDLTADIARERDLTLDMAGFEACMAAQRERARAHSQFKAQQGEGEAFEGKSHFIGYDHLEGHGKVLALFKDGRSVQTLVAGDEGMVILDQTPFYAESGGQVGDQGVLITADGNGFEVRDTLKQGEGHGHLGVLKDGQIRVGETLQARVDAETRWSTALNHSATHLLHAALRRVLGTHVQQKGSLVAPDRLRFDFSHYEAPSQEQLEDIERIINDEVRANRKADIAHMAYDEAIESGAMALFGEKYGDEVRVLSFGDFSVELCGGTHVGRTGDIGFCKITSETGVAGGVRRVEAITGDRAVMAVQKQEQRLQHIADAVKSSPENAEVRVAQLVDRLKSQEKELERLKQKLASQAGSDLAGQAVDVDGIKVVAARVDADNKALRDTVDQLRNKLGSAVIVLGAVAGDKVRLVAGVSKDCTNRIKAGDLVRQVAEQVGGKGGGRPDFAQAGGEQPEHLEQALSNVEPLVRKELGLD
- the csrA gene encoding carbon storage regulator CsrA — its product is MLILTRRVGETLMIGDDVSVTVLGVKGNQVRIGVNAPRDVSVHREEIYDRIRHEKEEGQEGKGGSE